From the genome of Rhizobacter sp. AJA081-3:
GCCGCTGACGCGGGCCGACCGCGGGCGATGGCCCGCCGAGCGCGGGCCATTGGCTCCTTCGGGCGATGAGCCGCGCCGGGTCGATCCCGAGAATCCATCTCATCCGATCCACCCCGAGGCCCGCCATGTCCCAGCCCAGCCGCATCTCGATGCTCGAAACCATGATGCTGATCCGTGCCCACGAGGAGCGGCTCGCCGCCAACGCCGGCAGCTCGCCGGGCACCTGCACCGCCGTCGGCCAGGAAGCCGCCGCCGTCGGCGTGGTGGGCGCGCTGCTGCCACGCGACCGCATCCTCACCAACCACCGCAGCGCCGGCCACCTGCTCGCCCGCGGCGCCGACCCCGGCCGCCTGATGGCCGAGGTGATGGGCCGAGCCGACGGCTACTGCCGCGGCAAGAGCGGCTCGCTGCACGTGTCCGCCAAGGAGCTCGGCGTGGTGCTCACCTCCACCATCGTCGGCGGCGAGCTCTCGCTGGCGCCGGGCGTGGCGCTGGCGCAGAAGATGGGCTCGAGCGTGCCCAACGAGGGCACCGAGCCCGGCGGCATCACCGCCGTCTTCTTCGGCGACGGCGCGGCCTGCGAAGGCATCTTCCACGAGTCGATCAACCTCGCCGTGACCTGGCAACTGCCGGTGCTCTACGTCTGCGAGAACAACCAGTGGCAAGCCTTCGTGCGCCGCGACGAGACCATGCCGCACGAGCAGGTGCGGCCCTGGGCGGCGTCGCACGGCCTGCCGGCCGTCGCCGTCGACGGCAACGACGTCGAGGCGGTGCACGCCGCCGCGCTCGCCGCCGCCGAGCACGTGCGCACGACCGGCACGCCCTACTTCCTGGAGCTGGTCACCTACCGCACGCGCGGCCACTACGAGCCCGACGACCAGGCCTACGTCGACAAGGACGAGCTGGCGCGCTGGAAGGCGCGTGACCCGATCGCGCTGCAGCGCGAGCGCCTGCTGGCCGCCGGCGAGCTGGCCCCGGGCGAGCTCGCGCACCTGGAGCAGCGCGTGGCCGACACCGTCGAGGCCGCCTTCGCCTTCGCGCAGAACTCGCCCTGGCCCGATGTGCGCGAGCTGCTCACCGACGTCTACGCCTGAACACGAGAGGAACCGATCATGCAGAACATCACCGTCAACGATGCCGTCGGCCAGGCCCTGGCCGAGGAGATGCGCCGCGATGCGCGCGTGCTGACCTTCGGCGAAGGCGTGGCGACGAACCGCCGCGACCTGCTCGCCGAGTTCGGCGCGCACCGCGTGCGCAACACGCCGCTGGCCGAGGGCATCATCGCCGGCGCCGCCGCGGGCGCGGCCGCGATGGGCCTGCGGCCTGTCATCGACCTGCTGTACGCGCCCTTCCTCACGCTGTCGATGGACGCGATCATGAACAGCGCCGGCAAGCTGCGCTACCTGTCGGGCGGGCAGTTCGAGTTCCCGATGGTCGTGCTGGCGCGCACCGGCGCGGGCTGGACGGTCGGCGCCCAGCACAACCACAACCTGGAGGCGATGTTCGTGCACGCGCCGGGCCTGAAGGTGGTGATGCCTCACAGCACGGCCGACTACAAGGGCCTGCTGAAGAGCGCCATCCGCGACCCGAATCCGGTGCTGTTCTTCATGGACATGACGGTCGGCTACACGCCGGGCCCGGTGCCCGAGGGCGAGCACGTGGTTCCGCTCGGTCAGGCCGCGGTGCTGCGCGCCGGCCGCGATGTCACGCTGGTCTCCTACTCGAAGACCGTGGCGACCTGCCTGGCCGCCGCCGAGCAGCTCGCGATGCGCGGCGTCGATGCCGAGGTGATCGACCTGCGCACGCTCAAGCCGCTCGACGAAGCGACGATCCTGCGCTCGGTGCGCAAGACCGGCCGGCTGGTGGTGGTGCACGAGGCCGCGGCGCCCTGCGGTGTCGGCGCCGAGGTGGCGGCGATCGTCTCGGAGAAGGCATTCGCCGCGCTGAAGGCGCCGGTGCGCCGCATCACCGGGCCGGACGCGCCCGCGCCCTCGTCGTGGCTGCTCGAGCAGGCGGCGCTGCCGCAGGCCGACGGCATCGCGCGCGCCGCGCTGGAGTTGCTCGGCGCCGAGGCCGTGCCGGCCTGAGCGATCACGTTCACGCGGCGTCGACGGCGACCCTCGCCTCGCCTTCGGCGCCGATCAGCGCGCGGCTTCGCGCGTCGATCTTCAGCTGATCGCCGGCGTCGAGGAAGTGATCGTCGGGGTCACCGGGCCGCGTCACCCACACGCGCCCGGCGATCACGCGCAACGTGACTGCCATGGCCTGCGTCCAGCGCAGCAGCTGGCCGTCGGAGAGTTGCAGCACGAGGGGAGTGGGGAGCTGGAGCATGGTGCGGTCCCGGTGAAGTAGGGCAGGCCAGTGTCGAAACAAGCCGCGATCGGCGACAGACGCAGCGCTGGCCAAACTGCACCGGTACAGCAGCCACCACGGCGCTCTGTACTGGCGACAGATGGCCACCTCTGTACCGGTACGCCCGGGCCAGCGCGGTTCACAATGGCCCGCATGGACGCCGCCACCGGGTCTTCCGGCCCCCTGTACCAGCGCATCGCCGCACAGATCGAGGCGGCGATCGCCAGCGGCGCCATGGCCGCCGGCGCGCGGCTGCCCTCGGTGCGCCAGCTCGCCCAGCAGCACGGCGTGAGCATGAGCACCGCGCTGCAGGTCTACCGCAGCCTCGAGAACCGCGGCGTGGTCGAGGCGCGGCCGAAGTCGGGCTACTACGTCGCGCCGCGTGCGCACGCCCTGCCCGAGCCGATGCTCGACCTGCGCATGGAAGCGCCCTCGCTGGTCAACATGGACCAGGTGCTGCAGGAGTTCCTGTGGATCGTCAACGACCCGCTGGCCGTGCCCTCGTTCCATGCACAGCCGGCGCGATCGCTGCTGCCCGAAGCGAAACTGCAGGCGCTGCTGGCCGGCGTGAACCGCCGCCACCCGGAGTACGCCTCGCGCTGCCAGATGGAAGGCAGCGCCGCGCTGCGCCAGGAGATCGCGCGCCGCGCGGTGAGTTCGGGCGTGCAGCTGCGGCCTGAGGAGATCGTCATCACCAACGGTGGCCTGGAGGCCGTCTACCTCGCGCTGCGCTCGGTGGCGAGTGCTGGCGACACCATCGTGCTGGAGTCGCCGACCTACTTCCACCTGCTGCAGGTGATCGAGAGCCTGGGCATGCGTGCGCTCGAGATCCCGACCCATCCGCGCGACGGCATCTCGCTGGAGGCGCTGGAGTTCGCCACCCGCACGCCGGGCGCGGTGAAGGCCTGCGTGCTGCTGCCCAACTTCCCCAACCCGATGGGCAGCCTGATGCCGGTGGAGCGCAAGCGCGAGCTGGTCAAGCTGACGGCCGAGCGCGGCATCACGCTGATCGAGAGCGACATCTACGGCGAGCTCTACTTCGGCGAGCAGCGCCCGCCGGTGCTGAAGAGCTTCGATACGGACTTGCAAGAGAAGGCCGACGTGATCCTCTGCTCGGCCTTCACCAAGACCGTGGCGCCCGGCTACCGCATCGGCTGGGTGGCGCCGGGGCGGCATTTCCTGAAGACGCAGGCGCTGAAATTCCGCACCTCGGTGGCCTGCCCGATGCTCACGCAGGAGGTGCTGGCGCAGTTCATCCGCGACGGCGGCTACGACCACCACCTGCGCCGCCTGCGCGCGGCGCTGAAGACGCAGATGCACCAGATGGTCGACGCGGTGGCGCGCCACTTCCCAATGGGCTGCCGCATGATCCTGCCGCAGGGCGGCATGATGCTGTGGATCGAGATGCCGAAACACGTCGACTCGCGCGAGGTGTTCGCGCTGGCGCGGCTCGAGCACATCGGCGTGGGCCGGGCGGCGGCCTTCTCGACCACGCGGCGCTTCGACCACTTCATCCGGCTGCAGTACGGCGAGCCCTTCACCGCGCAGACCGAGGCGGCGATGAAGCGCCTCGGCCAGATCGTCAAGCGCCTGGCCGAACGCTCGCCGCGGCGCGAGGATCAACGCACCATGCCCTCCGCGCTGCATGCCTGATCACACCGCCGACTCCCGCTATGCCTGGCTGCGCCTGGCCGCCACGCTGGGCCTGATGACCATCGGCTCGGCGGCGATGTACGTCGTCGCCGTGGTGCTGCCGGCGGTGCAGGCCGAGTTCGGCGTGGCCCGCGCCGATGCCTCGCTGCCCTACACGCTGCTGATGGTCGGCTTCGGCCTGGGCGGCGTGCTGATGGGCAAGCTGGCCGACCGTTTCGGTGTGATGGTGCCGGTGCTGATCGGCTCGGTGGGCCTGGCCAGCGGTTTCGCGCTCGCCGCGCAGGCCAGCAGCATCCTCGGCTTCGCCATCGTCTCCGGCCTGCTGCTCGGCCTGCTCGGCAGCTCGGCCACCTTCGCGCCGTTGGTGGCCGACACATCCCTCTGGTTCGTGCGCCGGCGCGGCATCGCGGTGGCCATCTGCGCCAGCGGCAACTACCTGGCCGGCGCGATCTGGCCGCCGATCGTGCAGCACTTCGTCGACACCGCCGGCTGGCGCGGCGCCTACACCATGCTGGCCATCGTCAGCGCCGTCGTCATGCCGCTGCTGGCGCTCGCCTTGCGTCCGCGCCCGCCGGCGGCGGTGGCCGGCGTCACCCGCGGCGGTGCGGCGGCGCAACCCTCCGACCGGCCCTTCGGCTTCTCGATGAACCAGGCGCAGGCGCTGCTGTGCGTGGCCGGCGTGGCCTGCTGCGTGGCGATGTCGATGCCGCAGGTGCACATCGTCGCCTACTGCACCGACCTCGGCTACGGCGCCGCGCAAGGCGCGCAGATGCTGTCGCTGATGCTGGCCTGCGGCATCGCCAGCCGGCTCATCTCGGGCCTGATCTGCGACCGCATCGGCGGCGTGCGCACGCTGCTGCTCGGCTCGGTGCTGCAGGGCGTGGCGCTGCTGCTGTTCCTGCCCTTCGACGGCCTGGTGCCGCTGTACATGATCTCGGCGCTGTTCGGCCTGTTCCAGGGCGGCATCGTGCCGAGCTACGCGATCATCGTGCGCGAGCACTTCCCGCCCGCCGAGGCCGGCGCGCGCGTCGGCACGGTGCTGATGTGCACGCTGTTCGGCATGGCGCTGGGCGGATGGATGTCGGGCAAGGTGTTCGACCTGACCGGCTCGTACCACGCCGCCTTCGTCAACGGCATCGCGTGGAACCTGCTCAACCTGGGCATCGTGCTGCTGCTCCTGTGGGGCGCGCGGCGGCGCATGCTGGCCACGGCATGAAGCTGCTGGTGCTCGGCGGCACAGTGTTTCTCGGGCGCCATGTGGTCACGCAGGCGCTGGAGGCCGGCCATGAGGTCACGCTGCTGCACCGCGGGCGGCACGGCGGCGGGCCTGTTCCCGCCGCGCGCACGCTGATCGGCGACCGCGATGGAGATCTCTCGGCACTCACGGGGCAGGCTTTCGACGCGGTGATCGACTGCAGCGGCTACACCGCTGCGCAGATCGAGCGCGGCACGGCATTGCTGGCCGACGTGCCGCGCTACCTGTTCGTCTCCAGCATCTCGGTGGTGGCCGCTTTCCCGCCCGGTGTGCCGCACTACGAGGATGCGCCGCTGCTCACGGGCGAGGCCGGCTACGGCGAGCAGAAGGCGCGAGCCGAGGCCGTGCTGCTGGCGGCACGCGCCGGCCGCGCCACCATCGTCCGCCCCGGCCTGATCGTCGGCCCGCACGACCCGACCGGCCGCTTCACCCACTGGCCGCTGCGCGTGGCGTCAGGCGGCGAGGTGCTCGCGCCGGGCCGGCCGGAGCGGCCGGTGCAGATCATCGATGGGCGCGATCTCGCGGCCTGGTGCCTGCAGCTCGTCGAGCACGGTGTCACAGGCACCTTCAACGCCATCGGTGATCTGCTGCCGATGAGCGAGCTGCTCGACACCTGCCGCGAAGTCTCGGCCAGCGACGCGCGCTTCACCTGGATCGACGATCGCACACTGGTCGACGCGAAGGTCGAGGCCTGGAGCGAACTGCCGCTGTGGATCCCCGAAGACGACCCGGCCTTCGGCGGCATGCTGCTCGGCCGCAACGACCGCGCCCGCGCCGCCGGACTGCAGACCCGGCCGCTGGCAGACACCGTGCGCGAGACGCTGGCCTGGGCGCTGTCGTCCGACGGCCAGGCCGCGCGCAGCCCGCACGCGATGAGCGCGCAGCGCGAGGCCGCGCTGCTGGCAGCCGCAGCCACGCGCTGAATCAGATCTGCACCCGCGTTCCCAGCTCGACGACGGCGTTGTCGGGCAGGCGGAAGAATTCCACCACGCTGCCCGCATTGCGGCTCATGCCCGCGAACAGCCTCTCGCGCCACGCTGCCATGCCCGGCCCCGACGTCGGCACGATGGTCTCGCGGCTGAGGAAGTAGCTGGTCTCGAAGGGCGGCACCGCCAGGCCCTTCGCGGCGCACAGGCGCAGCGCACGCGGCACGTCGGGCGTCTCCATGAAACCGAAGTCCAGCGTCACACGCCAGAAGCCGGCGCCGAGCGACTCCACCGCTGCGCGTTCGGCATCCTCGACCACCGGCTGCTCGAGGAAGCGCACGGTGAGGATCACGTTGCACGCGTGCAGCACCTGGTTGTGCTTCAGGTTGTGCAGAAGCGCCTGCGGCACGGTGCTCGGGTCGGCGACCGCGTAGACCGCGGTGCGCGCGGCGCGCGGCACCGCATCCGCAGCCAGCGTGTCGATGAAGGGCTGCAGCTCAAGCCCCTCGCGGCGGATGCTCGCCAGCGCCAGCGTGCGGCCACGCTGCCAGGTGCTCATCACCACGAACAGCAGCGCGCCCAGGGCCAGCGGGAACCAGCCGCCATCGAGGAACTTCACTGCGCAGCTGGCCACCAGCAGCGCATCGATGGCCAGGAAGAACAGCGTCGCGCCGATCGCCAGCGGTGCCGGCAGCCGCCAGCCCTCGCGCACGACGATGTAGGTCAGCAGCGTGGTGATCAGCATCGTCACGGTGACGGCGATGCCGTAGGCCCCGGCCAGCGCCGAGGAGCTGCCGAAATACAGCACGGACGCCACCACGCCGGCCAGCAGCACCCAGTTCACCAGTGGCATGTAGATCTGCCCGATCTCGCGCGCCGAGGTGTGGCGCACCGTCATGCGCGGCAGGAAGCCGAGCTGGATGGCCTGGCGCGTCATCGAGTAGGCGCCCGAGATCACCGCCTGCGACGCGATGATGGCGGCCAGCGTGGCCAGCACGACGGCCGGCACCAGCAGCGGCTCCGGGAAGAGCCGGTAGAACGGGTTCTCGATGGCACCGGGGTCGCGCATCAGCAGGGCACCCTGCCCCATGTAGTTCAGCGCCAGCGCGGGCAGCACCAGTCCGGTCCAGGCCAGCTGGATGGGGCGGCGGCCGAAGTGGCCGAGGTCCGCGTACAGCGCCTCGGCGCCGGTCAGCGCGAGCACGATCGCGCCGATGGCCGCGAACACTTTCCAGCCGCGGCCGGACAGGAACGACGCCGCCTCGCGCGGGTCGAGCGCGGCCAGGATCGCCGGCTGCTGAACGATCTGCCACACGCCGGTGACCGCCAGCGCCGCGAACCACAGCAGGATCACCGGCCCGAACAGCCGCCCGACCACGGCCGTGCCGAAGCGCTGCAGCGCGAACAGGCCGACCAGCACGACGAGCGACAGCGGCAGCACCCAGGCCTTCAGCGCCGGCGCCACCACCTCCAGGCCCTCCATCGCACCGAGCACCGAGATCGCCGGCGTGATGACGCTGTCGCCATAGAACAGCGTGGCGCCGAACACGCCGAGCAGCAGCAGCACGCGGCGCATTCTCGGCCGGCCGCCGGCCGAGCGGGCCGCCAGCGCAGTGAGCGCAAGGCCACCGCCTTCGCCGCGGTTGTCGGCACGCAGTATCAGCGTCACGTACTTGAGCGTGACGACCAGCATGAGCGCCCAGAAGATGCACGACACCGCGCCGACCAGGTGCGCCGCGTCCAGCGGCACGCCGGTGGCCGGCGCGAAGATCTCGCGCACCGTGTACAGCGGGCTGGTGCCGATGTCGCCATAGACGACGCCGATCGCACCGAGGGTCAGCGCCGCCAGCCCCTGGCGGCCCGGGTGGGCGGATGCGGTGGTGGCGGCACCGGGCGAAATGGTCGAGGCGGACATGGCAACGAAGGTTCGTGGAGGAACCCTCAGCGTGCGCGCCCTCGCGTCAGGAAGGCATAAGGGGCGCGGCCGGGTCCTCGTCGGGCTCGGCGAGGCGGTAGCCCACGCCGGGGTCGGTCAACAGCAGGCGCGGTTCGGCCGGGTCGGCCTCGAGCTTGGCGCGCAGCTGGCCCATGTAAAGGCGCAGGTACTGCGTGTGCTCGACGAACTCGGCGCCCCACACGTCGGCCAGCAGCTGCCGGTGCGTGACCACCTGGCCGGCGCTGCGCACCAGCCGCGCCAGCAGCTTGAACTCGGTGGGCGTGAGGTGCACCGCCTCGCCATCACGATGCACGCGCTGCGCGGCCAGGTCGACATGCACAGCACCGCGGCGGTAGGCCGTCAGCGCGGCGCTGACGCGCGTGCCGCGGTGGCGCAGAGCGACGCGCATGCGCGCGAGCAGCTCGCCCACACCGAAGGGCTTGACGAGGTAGTCGTCGGCCCCGGCGTCGAGCATCCGGATCTTCTGCCCCTCGGCCTGTCGCGCCGAGATCACCAGCACAGGCAGCGACTCGCGGCGGCACAGCGCCGCCAGCAGCGACTCGCCGTCGCCGTCGGGCAGGCCGAGGTCGAGCACGACGAGGTCGAGCGTCGCGTTCGCCGCCAGCGCCAGGCCTTCAGACAGGCTGGCGGCGGTGAGCATCTCGTAGCCTTCCAGCGCGAGCGCGTCGCGCAGCGTGCGGCGCAGCTCGGCGTCGTCCTCGACGAGCAGCACGCGCATCGTCATGGCGGCATCTCTTCGGCCGGCGGCTGCGGCGGCTGCTCGCGCAGCGGCAGCACACACTCGAAGCTGCAGCCGCCGTGGCCGCGCGGGCGCAGCCGCAGCTCGCCACCATGCGCGCGTGCGATGGCGCGGCAGACGGCCAGGCCGACCCCGGCACCGGCGCGCGCCCGCTGCGCCAGTGACGATTCGGCAGCACCCTTCGGTTCGCTCTCACCGCGGCGGAACACCTCGAAGACCCGCTCGCGCCACGCCGGCGCGATGCCTGGCCCACGGTCGCGCACCGCCAGCACCACCTGCTCGGCCTGCCGGCGCACCAGCACTTCCACCGGCGCCTCGGGCGGGCTGTACTTGAGCGCGTTGTCGACCAGGTTGTCGAGCAATTGCGTGAGCAGCAGCGCGTCGCACCACAGCAGCGGCAGGCCGGGCTCCAGCCGGGCGCGCACGCGGCGCGCCGGGTCGTGCCGGCGCGCGTGGCGCAGCACCGTGCCGACCAGTTCCTCGGCCGATTCCCAGTCGCAGCGCAGCGCCACGCCGGGTGCATCGAGGCGGGCGAGCTGCAGGGTGTTGTCGGTCAGCCGGCTGAGCTGCGTGGTTTCGTCGACGATGCTGGCGGCCAGGCGCTGCCGCTGCTGCGGGTCCAGCCGGGCGCCCTGCTCCGCCAGCGACGAGGCGGCGCCCATGATGGTGGCCAGCGGCGTGCGGAAGTCGTGCGAGATCGCGGCGAGCAGCGCATTGCGCACCGCCTGCGACTGCGCCTCGTCGCGGGCGCGCTGTTCGTCGCGGCGCATCAGCACGCGCTGCAGCGCCTGGCCCAGCTGGTCGCACAGGGCCTGCGCATGGGCGCGCAGCAGCGGGTCCTGCGTCGCGTCCGTGCCCTGGCCGCGCAGCACCGCGGCGCCCAGGCTGATGCCGCGCCCGCGCATCGGAAGGTACCAGTCGGGCAGTTCGGCGTGGCGGGCCGTGCCCGGGCCCATCGGCTCGCCTTGGCGCAGGCAATGCCACAGGCCGGCCGACTGGTCTGCATCGGCAGCGCCGACGCGGATCGCCGCGTCCTCGTCGTTGCCTTGCGGCATGCGGTCCTTCACCACGAGCAGCGCCACGTCGACACCGGCCAGCGCGGCCAACGCGTCGCGCAACGCGCCGGCCTGTGCCAGCGGATCGGCGTCGTCGCGCAAGGTTTCGCCCCACTGGCGCAGTTGCTCGGCGCGTCGGGCGTGGCTCTGTGCCCGCCGCGCCTGCGCGCGCAGCCCCGCCATCAGTGTGGAGACGATGGTGGTGACGGCCACCATCGCGGCCAGCAGGAGAGCGTGCTGCCGCAGGTCGACCGTGAAAGTGTGGCGCGGCGGCACGAAGGCCCAGTTGAAGGCCAGCACGGCCAGTACGCCGATCACTGCGCTGACGGCGCCCGGCAGCCACAGCGAGGCCAGCGCCGAGGCCAGCACCAGCAGCATCGCCAGGTTGGCCAGGTCGAGCCGGCCGTCGAGCAGGGCCATCGCCGCGGCGGCGGCCGCCCAGACGAGCATGGCGGGCCAGGCATCCCGCAGGCGCCAGGAGGATTCCGCATCGAGCCCGATCCGCATGGCCACACGGTAGCAGCCCGCGCATCAGGGCTGCATCAGGATGCGCGGATCAGCCGGCGGTGTCGGCCTCGTCGGGGCGCGCCGTGCCGATCTTGAACACCCCGCTGACGCGCGCCACCGTCTGGCCGTCGGCCGTGACGAGGCCCTGCGCGAAGACCAGCGAGCGCGTCGTGCGCAGCACTTGCGCCTGGCCCTCGACCCAGGCGCCCTTGGGCGCCGGCGCCAGGTAGTCGATCTGCAGGCTCACCGTGGGCAGGAAGCGGCCGTGCAGCGCCGGCGTGGCGTAGAAGGCGGTGATCGGCAGCAGCATGTCGCAGAAGGTGGCCATCATGCCGCCGTGGCAGATGCCCATCGTGTTGCAGTGGCGCGCCTCGACGCGAAAGCCCAGGCGATAGACGCCGGCGTCGAAGCGCTCGTACAGCGGCCCGTTGGCGACGATGAACTCGCCGCCGATGGTCTGCTGCTTGAAGCCTTCGGGAATCGCGGGCGTGCTCATCGCTGCACCTCGCGCTTGACGTCGGCCTCGAAGTCGGCCGCCTGCATGCGCTGCGTCTCGCCCTGCAGCGCCGGGTAGGTGGCCGCGAAGGCGGCGACGATGCGCGCCAGCGGCATGTCGTCGAACGCGCCGTGCTGGTTCACGTACTCCATGTGGCGGTTGCCGGCCTGGTCGAAGGGGTGGTAGATGGAGTCGGCGCGGCCGTCGAAATCCAGCGGCAGCAGCCCGAATCGCTCGCACAGCTCGATGTTGAAGGCCGGCGTGGCCTTGACCCAGCGGCCGTCGATCCACAGGTCGGTGTAGCCGTGCCAGACGAACACATCGGTCTGCAGCGTGCGGCGCAGCCGCTCGGTGCTCAGGTGGTTGCGCACATCGGCATAACCCACGCGCGCCGGGATGCCGGCGGCGCGCGCCGCGGCAGCGAGCAGCGCGGCCTTCGGCACGCACCAGCCGTAGCCCTGCGCGATCACCGAACTGGCGCGCATGCCCTGCGGCGAGAGATCGATGCGGTAGGGGTCGTAGCGGAAGCCGTCGCGCACGGCGAGCGTGAGCGCCACGGCCCGTTCGCGCTCGTCGGCGCCGACGGCGTGCTGGCGCGCGAAGGCGATCACGGCCGGGTGGTCGCTGTCGATCAGCGGGGTGGGCGCGAGGGCGGCAGCGTCGGGCGGCAAGGTTTCCATGGCCACAGTGTGCCGCGCCGGCGACCGCTGTGCTGTCGCGAAGGCGGCGGCGTGCAAGGCCCCGGCGATTGCGCCATGTCATGGCTGCGGCGCGAGGCGGGTGCGTCAATCGAAGCCCACCACCGACACCGCGGGGCCGTCCATGACCACCCGACAGCAGTTCCTGCGCGCCGCCGCGCTCACGGCCGCCGCGCCGCTGCTCGCCTGCGGCTCGCGCGACACGCCCGATGCCTACGACCAGGCGGCGGCCGCCACCTGGCGCCTGGCCGAGGCGCCTGTGGGCGATGCCGGCGCGATCCGCCGCGAGCTGGTGCGCTGCGCGACGCTCGCGCCCTCGAGCCACAACACGCAGTGCTGGAAGTTCCGCATCGAGGAGCGCGCCATCACCCTCCTGCCCGACCTGGCGCGCCGCTGCCCGGCCGTCGACCCGGACGACCACCACCTGTTCGTCTCGCTAGGCTGCGCGGCGGAGAACCTGGTGCAGGCCGCGCAGGCGTTCGGCCTGCGCGCCGAGCAGCGCAGCGCCGGCCGCGACGGCGTGGCGCTGGCGCTCGATGCGGCACCGGCCGTGGCCACGCCGCTGTACCTCGCCATCCCGCA
Proteins encoded in this window:
- a CDS encoding ATP-binding protein; protein product: MRIGLDAESSWRLRDAWPAMLVWAAAAAAMALLDGRLDLANLAMLLVLASALASLWLPGAVSAVIGVLAVLAFNWAFVPPRHTFTVDLRQHALLLAAMVAVTTIVSTLMAGLRAQARRAQSHARRAEQLRQWGETLRDDADPLAQAGALRDALAALAGVDVALLVVKDRMPQGNDEDAAIRVGAADADQSAGLWHCLRQGEPMGPGTARHAELPDWYLPMRGRGISLGAAVLRGQGTDATQDPLLRAHAQALCDQLGQALQRVLMRRDEQRARDEAQSQAVRNALLAAISHDFRTPLATIMGAASSLAEQGARLDPQQRQRLAASIVDETTQLSRLTDNTLQLARLDAPGVALRCDWESAEELVGTVLRHARRHDPARRVRARLEPGLPLLWCDALLLTQLLDNLVDNALKYSPPEAPVEVLVRRQAEQVVLAVRDRGPGIAPAWRERVFEVFRRGESEPKGAAESSLAQRARAGAGVGLAVCRAIARAHGGELRLRPRGHGGCSFECVLPLREQPPQPPAEEMPP
- a CDS encoding PaaI family thioesterase codes for the protein MSTPAIPEGFKQQTIGGEFIVANGPLYERFDAGVYRLGFRVEARHCNTMGICHGGMMATFCDMLLPITAFYATPALHGRFLPTVSLQIDYLAPAPKGAWVEGQAQVLRTTRSLVFAQGLVTADGQTVARVSGVFKIGTARPDEADTAG
- a CDS encoding transglutaminase family protein, which encodes METLPPDAAALAPTPLIDSDHPAVIAFARQHAVGADERERAVALTLAVRDGFRYDPYRIDLSPQGMRASSVIAQGYGWCVPKAALLAAAARAAGIPARVGYADVRNHLSTERLRRTLQTDVFVWHGYTDLWIDGRWVKATPAFNIELCERFGLLPLDFDGRADSIYHPFDQAGNRHMEYVNQHGAFDDMPLARIVAAFAATYPALQGETQRMQAADFEADVKREVQR